AAAGGTGGCTTTACGGTCGACATCAACGGTATTCGTGCTTTCTTGCCAGGTTCTTTGGTCGATGTGCGACCGGTTCGTGATACCAGCTATCTTGAGGGCAAAGAGCTTGACTTCAAGGTCATCAAGCTGGATCAAAAGCGCAACAACGTTGTGGTCTCTCGCCGCGCTGTCATTGAAGAAGAAACGGCAGCAGATCGCGAAGCTTTCATTGCGACGCTTGAGGAAGGACAAATTGTTAAAGGCATCGTGAAAAATCTTACCGATTACGGTGCCTTTGTTGACTTGGGTGGCGTTGATGGCCTTCTGCACATTACTGATATGGCGTGGAAACGCGTCAAACACCCAAGCGAAGTGGTTCAAGTCGGTGATGAAATCGAAGTACGTGTGCTCAAGTTCGATCGTGAGCGCAACCGCGTATCGCTTGGCCTGAAACAAATTGGCGAAGATCCTTGGGTGGGTATTGAAGAGCGTTATCCTGAAGGCTCGCGTCTGAAAGGTCGTGTCACCAATATCACTGATTACGGCTGCTTTGTCGAAATTGAAGAAGGTGTTGAAGGTCTGGTACACGTCTCTGAAATGGACTGGACCAACAAAAATATCCATCCGAGCAAAGTGGTCAATGTGGATGACGAAGTCGAGGTGATGGTGTTGGATATTGATGGTGACCGCCGTCGTATCTCCCTCGGTATCAAACAGTGCAAGCCGAACCCATGGAACGAGTTTGCAGCGACGCACAAGAAAGGGGATAAAGTCAAAGGCACCATTAAGTCGATTACGGATTTTGGTGTGTTCATTGGTCTGCCAGGTGGCATTGATGGGCTTGTTCACCTTTCTGATCTGAGTTGGAATGAGCCGGGTGAAGTGGCCGTTCGTAACTATAAGAAAGGTCAAGAGGTGGAAGCAGTCGTGCTGTCGGTTGATCCTGAGCGCGAGCGTATTTCACTTGGCATCAAACAACTCGAAAGTGATCCTGTCTCTGACTATATCGCGACGCATCCGAAAGGTAGTGTCGTGACGGGCAAGGTCGTTGAAGTTGAACCGAAATTGGCCA
The window above is part of the Gammaproteobacteria bacterium genome. Proteins encoded here:
- a CDS encoding 30S ribosomal protein S1: KGGFTVDINGIRAFLPGSLVDVRPVRDTSYLEGKELDFKVIKLDQKRNNVVVSRRAVIEEETAADREAFIATLEEGQIVKGIVKNLTDYGAFVDLGGVDGLLHITDMAWKRVKHPSEVVQVGDEIEVRVLKFDRERNRVSLGLKQIGEDPWVGIEERYPEGSRLKGRVTNITDYGCFVEIEEGVEGLVHVSEMDWTNKNIHPSKVVNVDDEVEVMVLDIDGDRRRISLGIKQCKPNPWNEFAATHKKGDKVKGTIKSITDFGVFIGLPGGIDGLVHLSDLSWNEPGEVAVRNYKKGQEVEAVVLSVDPERERISLGIKQLESDPVSDYIATHPKGSVVTGKVVEVEPKLAKVELAEDVYGQLRASEISAERVEDARTKLKEGDEIEAKIINVDRKNR